From the genome of bacterium:
TTTGCACTCTTTGAATCGCAAGGAATCGAAGTATTAGATTCCGAGCATTCTTCCATTACGGAAGATATTGAGGCGCAAAAAAATAAAGACAATCCCGAAATTGTTAATTCTCAAATTAATACTGTGCAGGCAGATGATTCAGTCATTATGTGGCTGCGAATCATTGGACGTATCCCGTTGCTAGGTCCTGAAGAAGAATTAGAACTGTCAAAACAGGTACAAAATGGTAATCAGGAAGCCAAAACGATGTTAGCGGAAGCTAACCTTCGATTGGTTGTATCGGTTGCTAAGCGATATAGCGGACGCGGGATGTCTTTTTCCGACCTTATTCAGGAAGGCAACCTCGGCCTTATACGCGCAGTCGAAAAATTCGATTATCATCGAGGTTTTCGTTTCAGCACCTATGCTACTTGGTGGATTCGACAATCGATTACCCGCGCAATTGCCGATCAGGGACGAACTATTCGCTTGCCCGTTTATATGATGGATACCATCAACCGACTTGTGAGGGCTACCAATCAATTGCTTCAAGAACATGGTCGTGAACCCTCCTTTGACGAATTGGCAATGACTTTGGGCATTACGGTTGAGAAAGTATACGAAATCATCCGTTCAATTCCAGAGCCTTTGTCACTTGAAACACCGGTGGGTGAAGATGAAAACCGACTGATTGATTACCTCGAAGACAGAGAAGCAGATGGTCCCAGCGATTATGCTTCTCGCGCTCTTCTGAGAGATCGTATTGATGAGTTATTAAGCACCCTGACAAACAGAGAGCGGGACGTCGTCAAAATGCGTTTTGGCCTATTTGACGGCCTTCCTCGAACTCTTGAAGATGTGGGATTATTCTTTAACGTCACAAGAGAGCGCGTGCGGCAAATAGAATTGAAAGCTCTTAAACGCCTACGCCAGCCTCAACGAAATAAACGCTTAAAAGACTACATCGAATATAAATCAGTGAATTAGGGGCGATTACAAGAACAGAACCAATAACCGGCAGCTTGAAAGTTGCCGGTTATTGATATATTAAGGCAGTTGCAGTTTCAAAGGTCTCCTAGTAAAATGAGGTTATGTTTTTGAAATGCCATCTTGGTGGGAAATATGCAACGATTTTTTAAGTTTGATGGCCGACTTCGATGGGCGGGACGTAGGAAACTCAACCTTAGTGATCCAGAACACCTGCTAGAAGAAGTGGAATTAAGGGATCGTGAGCTAATTGAGGCTCAACGCACGATTAAAGCATTAAATGCCGACATGGCAGATCGTGACGCTGAACTTGAAGCTCTTAAACGCATCAGTGAAGCAACAGGTTCCGTTTTTGGCTCAGAGGAAATGCTACAAGGTATCGCCGAAATCGCCATCCGCATAACAGGTACAGA
Proteins encoded in this window:
- a CDS encoding sigma-70 family RNA polymerase sigma factor, yielding MVTLPQVCDPHEVKQLIQEGRVRGFITLEEISNRLPVLNECDADLLSNMFALFESQGIEVLDSEHSSITEDIEAQKNKDNPEIVNSQINTVQADDSVIMWLRIIGRIPLLGPEEELELSKQVQNGNQEAKTMLAEANLRLVVSVAKRYSGRGMSFSDLIQEGNLGLIRAVEKFDYHRGFRFSTYATWWIRQSITRAIADQGRTIRLPVYMMDTINRLVRATNQLLQEHGREPSFDELAMTLGITVEKVYEIIRSIPEPLSLETPVGEDENRLIDYLEDREADGPSDYASRALLRDRIDELLSTLTNRERDVVKMRFGLFDGLPRTLEDVGLFFNVTRERVRQIELKALKRLRQPQRNKRLKDYIEYKSVN